One segment of Thermococcus sp. DNA contains the following:
- a CDS encoding ATP-binding protein, which translates to MFMDRRKELGILRSAYESLKAGSKVNIAIIGPRRIGKTELLLKFKEETRGVIPYLNLQRVGNISSFIFAYTRELLYELGKSKGEEIRKHQLVDWDDLLILSAKLGVEEEVKAIKAGGLEVLFEVQENILKSLDEFAIFILDEFQETRNFPRFLEVMRATTEKEKMVAYFISGSAIRIMEDILSSDEPFFGQFRRIYLSGLPKEDAVELARGLLSTRKLHVTNSALEAVYTLTGGHPFYIYAIVRRLMEEGVERVRRKDVEYAFLTELLTESGDIYTHLDYVFNESLSRAYRGAVHREILLILAREEGLRLSEIAKRLGKPSGEVSNYMKFLLRTDLITREGERYYFTDKLMRFWLAKTYLGINELELRREKLREELIEELREKFLRAKTELGLTGEAWVRERIRRVMGLDFRPYRRGDVEFDGVAFLDRPHVLEVKWRGRPASYSDVKKFYDMVRSEFGDAAMFFFSRAGFTERALKFCEKTGIKALTEKDLK; encoded by the coding sequence ATGTTCATGGACAGAAGAAAGGAGCTGGGGATTCTTCGCTCTGCGTACGAGTCATTGAAAGCGGGCTCGAAGGTAAACATCGCCATTATTGGCCCGAGGCGGATAGGTAAGACGGAGCTTTTGCTGAAGTTCAAGGAAGAAACGAGGGGAGTTATCCCTTACCTGAACCTTCAGAGGGTTGGGAACATCTCGTCGTTCATCTTCGCCTACACCAGAGAGCTACTATACGAGCTGGGAAAGTCCAAGGGGGAGGAGATCAGAAAACACCAGCTTGTGGACTGGGATGACCTTCTGATACTCTCTGCCAAACTCGGCGTCGAGGAAGAGGTGAAGGCGATTAAAGCCGGGGGATTGGAAGTTCTCTTCGAGGTTCAGGAAAACATCCTGAAGAGCCTCGACGAGTTCGCGATCTTCATCCTTGACGAGTTCCAGGAAACCAGGAACTTTCCACGGTTCCTGGAGGTGATGAGGGCAACCACCGAGAAGGAAAAAATGGTGGCCTATTTTATCTCAGGTTCCGCCATCAGGATTATGGAGGATATCCTCTCGTCAGACGAACCATTCTTTGGCCAGTTCAGGAGGATATACCTCTCGGGTCTGCCGAAAGAAGACGCGGTTGAGCTGGCGAGAGGTCTCCTTAGCACCCGTAAACTCCATGTAACAAACTCTGCCCTTGAGGCGGTCTACACCCTGACGGGTGGCCATCCGTTCTACATCTATGCCATAGTCAGAAGGCTGATGGAGGAAGGAGTTGAAAGGGTCAGAAGAAAGGATGTGGAGTACGCGTTCCTCACGGAGCTCCTGACGGAGAGCGGCGATATATACACCCATCTGGACTACGTCTTCAACGAGTCCCTTTCGAGGGCATACAGGGGGGCGGTGCACCGCGAGATACTGCTCATACTCGCGAGGGAGGAGGGATTGAGGCTTTCCGAGATAGCAAAACGCCTGGGGAAGCCCAGCGGAGAGGTTTCCAACTACATGAAGTTTCTCCTCAGGACGGACCTGATAACCAGGGAGGGAGAGAGGTACTACTTCACCGACAAGCTTATGCGCTTCTGGCTCGCCAAGACTTACCTCGGCATCAACGAGCTGGAACTGAGGAGGGAAAAGCTGCGCGAAGAACTTATTGAAGAGCTAAGGGAGAAGTTCCTCCGGGCAAAAACCGAGCTTGGCCTCACGGGAGAGGCGTGGGTGAGGGAGAGGATCCGGAGAGTTATGGGCCTCGATTTCAGGCCCTACCGCAGGGGAGACGTTGAGTTCGATGGGGTTGCGTTCCTGGATCGGCCCCACGTTCTTGAAGTAAAGTGGAGAGGCAGGCCGGCATCTTACAGCGATGTCAAAAAGTTCTACGATATGGTTCGTTCCGAGTTTGGGGATGCGGCCATGTTTTTCTTCTCAAGGGCGGGCTTCACGGAGCGGGCCCTGAAGTTCTGCGAGAAGACCGGCATTAAAGCCCTCACTGAAAAAGACCTAAAGTGA
- a CDS encoding IGHMBP2 family helicase, with protein sequence MEEEKLLMFIAHLRELVELERKAEIEAMRLEMKRLSGREREKVGRAVLGLNGKVVGEELGYFLVKYGRDREIKTEISVGDLVVVSRRDPLKSDLVGTVVEKGKRFVTVALETVPEWALKGVRIDLYANDITFKRWLENLNNLRESGRKALEFYLGLREPEKGQPVDFTPFDTGLNASQREAVAKALGSPDFFLIHGPFGTGKTRTLAELIRQEVERGNKVLATAESNVAVDNLVERLVNSGLRVVRVGHPSRVSKALHETTLAYLITRHELYGELRELRVIGQNLKEKRDTFTRPAPKYRRGLSDREILRLASKGIGVRGVPARLIREMAEWIKINRQVQKAFDDARKLEERIAREIIREADVVLTTNASAGLEVVDYVPYDVAIIDEATQATIPSVLIPINRAKRFVLAGDHKQLPPTILSEKAKELSKTLFEGLIERYPEKSAMLTVQYRMNERLMEFPSGEFYGGRVRADESVRMITLADLGVKSPARDGLWGEVLRPENVLVFIDTSGREDRSERQRYGSESRENPLEAGLVKETVERLLKMGVKPEWIGVITPYDDQRDLISSLLPEEVEVKTVDGYQGREKEVIVLSFVRSNRKGELGFLKDLRRLNVSLTRAKRKLILIGDSSTLSAHPTYKRLVEFVGEKETVVEANKLGVSF encoded by the coding sequence ATGGAAGAAGAGAAGCTCTTAATGTTCATCGCTCACCTCAGGGAACTCGTCGAGCTCGAGCGGAAGGCAGAGATAGAGGCGATGAGGTTAGAGATGAAAAGGCTGAGCGGACGCGAGAGGGAGAAGGTCGGGAGGGCCGTTCTCGGCCTCAACGGGAAGGTCGTCGGAGAGGAGCTGGGCTACTTCCTGGTGAAATACGGCCGCGATAGGGAGATAAAGACCGAGATAAGCGTCGGCGATCTTGTGGTTGTAAGCAGGAGAGACCCTCTGAAGAGCGACCTGGTTGGAACGGTGGTGGAGAAAGGGAAGCGGTTCGTGACGGTCGCCCTTGAAACCGTCCCCGAATGGGCGTTAAAGGGAGTCCGCATCGACCTCTACGCCAACGACATAACCTTCAAGCGCTGGCTGGAGAACCTGAACAACCTTCGGGAAAGCGGAAGGAAAGCGCTGGAGTTCTACCTCGGCCTCCGCGAGCCAGAGAAGGGGCAACCCGTTGATTTCACGCCCTTTGATACCGGCCTCAACGCGAGCCAGAGGGAAGCTGTGGCGAAGGCCCTTGGCAGTCCAGACTTCTTCCTGATTCACGGCCCCTTCGGCACCGGGAAGACGAGAACCCTGGCGGAGTTAATACGGCAGGAGGTCGAGCGCGGAAACAAGGTTCTGGCAACGGCCGAGAGCAACGTTGCCGTTGACAACCTCGTGGAGCGTTTGGTGAATTCCGGTCTAAGGGTTGTCCGCGTCGGCCACCCGAGCAGGGTCTCAAAAGCACTGCACGAGACAACCCTAGCTTACCTCATAACCCGGCACGAGCTCTACGGCGAGCTGAGGGAGCTCCGCGTAATCGGCCAGAACCTGAAGGAGAAGCGCGACACGTTCACGAGGCCAGCACCGAAGTACCGGAGGGGCCTGAGCGACCGTGAGATTTTGCGGCTGGCCTCGAAGGGAATAGGCGTTAGGGGTGTTCCGGCCAGGCTGATCCGGGAGATGGCGGAGTGGATTAAAATCAACCGGCAGGTTCAGAAGGCCTTCGACGATGCCAGAAAGCTTGAAGAGAGGATAGCCAGGGAGATAATAAGGGAAGCGGACGTGGTTCTAACGACAAACGCCTCGGCCGGCCTTGAGGTCGTTGATTACGTCCCCTATGACGTTGCCATAATAGACGAGGCCACCCAGGCAACGATACCAAGCGTGCTGATTCCAATAAACCGGGCGAAGCGCTTCGTCCTTGCAGGAGACCACAAACAGCTGCCTCCGACTATACTCAGTGAGAAGGCGAAGGAGCTGAGTAAGACACTCTTCGAGGGCCTGATAGAGCGCTACCCAGAAAAGAGCGCCATGCTCACCGTCCAGTACAGGATGAACGAGCGCCTTATGGAGTTCCCGAGCGGGGAGTTCTACGGGGGAAGGGTCAGGGCTGATGAGAGCGTCAGGATGATAACCCTCGCCGACCTCGGGGTTAAAAGCCCAGCGCGGGACGGCTTATGGGGCGAAGTCCTCAGGCCGGAGAACGTGCTGGTCTTCATAGACACCTCGGGGAGAGAAGACCGCTCCGAGAGGCAGCGCTATGGAAGCGAGAGCAGGGAGAACCCATTGGAGGCAGGACTCGTTAAGGAGACGGTTGAGAGGCTCCTCAAGATGGGCGTTAAGCCGGAGTGGATAGGTGTGATAACCCCCTACGACGACCAGAGGGACTTGATAAGCTCGCTCCTGCCGGAGGAGGTCGAGGTCAAAACCGTGGACGGCTACCAGGGCAGGGAGAAGGAGGTAATCGTTCTCTCCTTCGTTCGCTCCAACAGGAAGGGTGAACTCGGCTTCCTGAAGGATTTGAGGCGCCTGAACGTCTCACTGACGAGGGCTAAGAGGAAGCTGATTCTGATAGGTGACTCATCGACTCTAAGTGCCCACCCAACTTATAAACGGCTGGTGGAGTTTGTGGGTGAGAAGGAGACTGTTGTTGAGGCCAATAAGCTGGGAGTATCTTTTTAA
- a CDS encoding ATP-binding protein, with protein MSYWFSPRPREKVEELFGRDVEVRRLINALESNSWVAVLGPRMAGKTSLAIASSTEFAKKHGYSTVYIDLRNSTTLREATERILRNLPRGVIKKLGAYLSSITIKGLEIRLKPSASASGALEEALRSLKRTVIILDEVQKVREGLPQFLSALSVAFNENPELLIVFSGSYAGLVKKLFSQTYSEGLYARQPIEITLNPWERDVAEEFLRKGLDECGVKISEKELEDILWELGTLPGWLSSYGLRRCLGDEHVKALNRVNESAVKEAKRELENLLEGRSPNAPMVIKLLSYGATWSELERTGISKRALHTLLDALINDLYVVSKSAIGNRVVYRFTEPSYRKAALLVGQR; from the coding sequence ATGAGTTACTGGTTTTCTCCACGTCCACGGGAGAAAGTGGAAGAATTGTTCGGAAGGGATGTCGAAGTCAGAAGACTAATCAACGCCCTTGAATCAAACAGTTGGGTCGCGGTTTTGGGTCCGAGAATGGCTGGGAAGACAAGTCTCGCGATTGCATCCTCTACGGAGTTCGCCAAGAAACATGGCTATTCCACCGTTTATATAGATTTGAGGAACTCAACAACACTTCGAGAAGCCACTGAAAGGATACTTCGCAATCTGCCGCGGGGAGTTATCAAAAAGCTTGGGGCTTACCTCTCATCAATTACGATTAAGGGCCTTGAAATCAGGCTGAAACCTAGTGCCTCAGCATCGGGAGCACTTGAGGAAGCACTCAGAAGTCTAAAGAGAACTGTCATCATCCTTGACGAGGTACAGAAAGTCAGAGAAGGATTGCCCCAGTTTCTCAGTGCACTATCAGTTGCATTCAATGAGAACCCGGAACTGTTGATAGTCTTTTCAGGCTCATATGCTGGACTAGTGAAGAAACTTTTCTCTCAAACGTATTCCGAGGGGCTGTACGCACGGCAACCGATTGAGATAACACTGAACCCATGGGAACGAGACGTCGCGGAGGAGTTTCTAAGAAAAGGACTCGATGAGTGTGGAGTAAAAATATCGGAGAAAGAACTTGAGGACATCCTGTGGGAACTCGGAACTCTGCCGGGCTGGCTCAGTTCTTATGGCTTAAGGCGCTGTCTAGGAGATGAGCACGTGAAAGCCCTTAACAGGGTCAATGAGAGCGCTGTAAAAGAGGCCAAACGCGAACTTGAGAACCTACTTGAGGGAAGGTCCCCAAATGCCCCAATGGTTATAAAGCTACTCTCATACGGGGCAACCTGGAGCGAGCTGGAAAGAACGGGCATTTCAAAGAGGGCACTTCACACCCTCTTAGATGCACTAATAAACGACCTTTACGTCGTCTCAAAATCCGCAATTGGAAATCGGGTTGTATACAGGTTTACAGAGCCATCTTACCGGAAGGCGGCACTGTTAGTAGGTCAGAGGTGA